A genomic window from Salvia splendens isolate huo1 chromosome 11, SspV2, whole genome shotgun sequence includes:
- the LOC121756095 gene encoding vignain-like: MLRINAAFDYIASNGGLSTESDYPFEEADGSCSPERAGTRAGEISGYESVPANDKAALLNAVANQPVTVGIDAGGAFKFHRSGVFTGDCGTNLNHTVTIVGYGRVATG, translated from the coding sequence ATGTTAAGAATCAACGCCGCATTCGACTACATCGCCAGCAACGGCGGCCTGTCAACCGAGTCGGACTACCCCTTCGAGGAGGCCGACGGCAGCTGCAGCCCCGAGCGGGCGGGCACCCGCGCCGGCGAGATCAGCGGGTACGAGAGTGTCCCGGCCAACGACAAGGCGGCGCTGCTGAACGCGGTGGCGAACCAGCCCGTGACCGTGGGAATCGACGCCGGCGGGGCGTTCAAGTTCCACCGCAGTGGCGTTTTCACGGGAGATTGCGGGACGAATCTGAACCACACGGTGACGATCGTGGGCTACGGGAGAGTGGCGACGGGATGA
- the LOC121753793 gene encoding 50S ribosomal protein L34, chloroplastic-like, whose protein sequence is MASCFSVGTTLCYRGSNFSTPSASLSLASRTATSLSLNARPKAQISSGPLHSAFTPSSLSLSSASSFSGLSLGLFLSASIGKASEKRRGLVVRAGKYLLCQTKRNRSRKSLARTHGFRKRMSTTSGRALIKRRRAKGRWKLCTKTNPSSGKRA, encoded by the exons ATGGCGTCCTGCTTTTCAGTGGGAACGACTCTGTGTTACAGAGGGAGTAATTTCAGCACACCTTCAGCTTCACTTTCACTAGCTTCAAGAACTGCTACTTCTCTTTCCCTCAACGCCAGACCTAAGGCGCAGATTTCTTCTGGCCCTCTCCATTCTGCCTTCACGCCCTCCTCTCTTTCCCTCTCTTCCGCTTCTTCCTTCTCAG GATTGTCATTGGGGCTGTTTCTGAGTGCCAGCATTGGCAAGGCAAGTGAGAAGAGGCGCGGGCTAGTTGTGAGAGCAGGTAAATATCTGCTGTGTCAAACCAAGAGGAACAGATCACGAAAATCACTCGCTCGAACGCATGGCTTCCGCAAGCGTATGAGCACCACCAGTGGGAGAGCACTCATTAAGCGCAGACGGGCCAAAGGCCGCTGGAAGCTCTGCACAAAAACAAACCCCAGCAGCGGCAAACGAGCCTGA